From the genome of Eucalyptus grandis isolate ANBG69807.140 chromosome 2, ASM1654582v1, whole genome shotgun sequence, one region includes:
- the LOC104432693 gene encoding LOW QUALITY PROTEIN: D-xylose-proton symporter-like 3, chloroplastic (The sequence of the model RefSeq protein was modified relative to this genomic sequence to represent the inferred CDS: inserted 6 bases in 4 codons), whose product MAGACSCGIVAHRPLFELKLPQARPPSLRPKNHHQQRGRISSHAHRPRPNSSLHRGRLNSGNAELPNLPLLPSSKLEFAVGAQREYDSSAGDAELPISDPNQEEFSWSSVILPFLFPALGGLLFGYDIGATSGATLSMQSPQLSGTTWYNLSAVQLGLVVSGSLYGALLGSLLVYPIADFLGRRRELITAAVLYVSGGAITSLAPGLGVLLLGRLLYGLGIGLAMHGAPLYIAETCXPQIRGTLISLKELFIVLGILLGYFVGNLQIDAIGGWRYMYGVGAPIALVMGLGMWSLPPSPRWLLLRAVQGKGPLQDYKEKAVAALSRLRGRPAGDKVSERQIEDTLVPLKSAYADEEPEGSFLEVFQGPSLKAFIIAGGLVLFQQITGQPSVLYYAGPILQSAGFSAAADATRVSVVIGLFKLLMTSVAVLKVDDLXKKTLLIGGVAGIVISLLFLSSYYKFLGEFXSVAVAALLLYVGCYQISFGPISWLMVSEIFPLRTRGRGISLAVLTNFGSNAXTFAFSPLTELLGAENVFLLFGVIALLSLLFVVLLVPETKGLSLEEIESKILK is encoded by the exons ATGGCTGGCGCTTGCAGCTGCGGCATCGTGGCTCATCGACCCCTGTTCGAGCTCAAGCTCCCGCAAGCCCGTCCTCCGTCCCTTCGACCCAAGAACCACCACCAGCAACGCGGCCGCATTTCATCGCACGCCCATCGCCCTCGCCCGAATTCGAGCCTCCACAGGGGCCGCCTCAATTCCGGGAATGCCGAGCTTCCTAACCTGCCCTTGTTGCCAAGTTCCAAGCTTGAGTTCGCT GTTGGTGCGCAGAGAGAGTACGATTCTTCAGCTGGAGATGCTGAGTTGCCTATCTCCGACCCAAACCAAGAGGAGTTTTCTTGGTCCTCTGTTATTCTTCC GTTCTTGTTCCCAGCACTCGGGGGATTGTTATTTGGTTATGATATTGGTGCCACTTCGGGGGCAACTCTCTCGATGCAG tctcctcagcttagtggcaCTACTTGGTACAACCTCTCAGCTGTTCAGCTCGGTCTTGTG GTTAGTGGTTCCCTTTACGGAGCTCTTCTAGGTTCCCTTCTTGTGTATCCGATTGCAGATTTCCTTG GGAGGAGGCGAGAACTTATCACAGCAGCTGTACTCTATGTCTCTGGTGGTGCTATCACATCTCTTGCCCCTGGTCTTGGTGTTCTGTTATTAGGAAGACTACTCTATGGCCTAGGCATTGGCCTG GCTATGCACGGAGCACCTCTTTATATTGCGGAAACGT TGCCTCAGATTCGTGGAACCCTGATATCTTTGAAGGAACTCTTCATAGTTCTTGGGATTCTG TTGGGTTATTTTGTGGGAAACTTACAAATTGATGCCATTGGGGGGTGGCGATACATGTATGGAGTGGGTGCCCCTATTGCATTAGTAATGGGACTGGGCATGTGGAGTCTCCCCCCATCTCCTCGCTGGTTGCTTCTGAGGGCTGTCCAAGGTAAAGGGCCTTTACAAGACTACAAAGAGAAAGCTGTTGCTGCCCTGAGCAGATTAAGGGGACGACCTGCTGGTGACAAGGTGTCCGAAAGACAAATAGAAGACACTCTTGTCCCGCTGAAGTCTGCCTATGCAGATGAGGAACCCGAAGGAAGTTTTCTGGAGGTATTCCAGGGGCCTAGCCTAAAAGCCTTCATCATCGCTGGCGGTTTAGTCCTTTTCCAGCAG ATCACTGGACAGCCAAGTGTTCTCTATTATGCAGGCCCAATTCTCCAG AGTGCTGGCTTCTCTGCTGCTGCTGATGCTACCAGAGTTTCAGTTGTAATTGGCCTTTTCAAG TTACTGATGACATCGGTAGCTGTTCTAAAAGTTGATGACCT GAAGAAGACCCTGCTGATTGGAGGTGTTGCTGGGATT GTTATCTCTttactcttcctctcttcttattACAAATTTCTCGGAGAATT CtctgttgctgttgctgcttTGCTCCTGTATGTGGGTTGCTATCAG ATATCATTTGGACCCATCAGCTGGCTTATGGTATCAGAAATATTTCCATTGCGCACCAGAGGGCGGGGAATCAGTCTTGCAGTACTGACAAACTTTGGATCAAATG AGACCTTCGCCTTCTCACCTTTAACG GAGTTGCTAGGAgctgaaaatgttttcctccttTTTGGGGTTATTGCTTTGCTATCGCTCTTGTTTGTAGTCCTCCTTGTCCCAGAGACCAAAGGTTTGAGCTTGGAAGAAATCGAGTCCAAAATCCTCAAGTGA